In Acidisarcina polymorpha, the DNA window CCCTCAACCCTAAAATACGAAGCGGGCACGATCGTCGCGGACGGGGATTTTGTGATCGTACATGGTCGCTTCTCGGACTTTGGAGGGCCGCGTAACTGGATCGCTGCCGACATCCTCCGCATTGAAGATGGTATTTTTGTCGAGCATTGGGACGTGATTCAGGACGAAGCGACGGAAGAAGAATCCAAGAGCAAAGCCCCTATGTTCGGAAACAACTTCGCTGCGCAATAAGTGACACAGCTCGAAAGTGAGGTGTAAGTCGCGCCTCGAAAGGTTGTGACTCCTCGTAGCGATAGCTTCGAGCTGCTGCAGCGTATCTTTGTTCTCGAGTAGGTGTTCCGATGACGGTGAATTTACATCAGCCTGCGTCCTGTCAGCACGACTCATACAATGCGTAGCTGGTGATCATTTGGGCATTCTCCCGCAGAAGAGGCTGACTGCGAAAGGTGGGAGTGCCTTGACTAGAACGGCTGAGTTGGAAGAGCGCTTTCATGGCCACGTTCACTCTTCGAACCAGGCGACGGCTGCTTTGTTCGGGCAAAGAGGCAAGCAGGTAACTATGAGGCAAGCGGGTAACTATGAGGCGAGGAGTGGAGTCTCTTCAAATAGGGCTTCAGAACTGACTGCAGCGGATAACGCGGTAACTCCTACGGATAAGGCACCCGCAATCTGCTCTTCTATAGCGAACAAGGGCTGTGACTCTGACTCGATCTCGAGACGCCTGGCCCATAGCACCAATCCGCCGGAATCGACGATGCTGGCCGTGATCCGAATGTGACTCCCGGCCGCCCTAACGCTTCCCTGAAATGCAATCTGCGCGCCCACCTTGGACATCATTCCCACTAAGTCATTTTTATGAAGAGTGCAATACGCTTTCGAAAAAGGAGCCAAAACTCTGCAACCGTCGGTCCGCGTGAGTTGGTACGCAAGTTCATCCGGTATTGCGCGCGTATAGGCTAAAGAGATTGGGTTTCGCGATATGTCAGTGAACGGTAAGATTGCGATCGTAACCGGAGATGCCTTTGTCACGGACAATGCATACTTTGCCTCTACCTGGAGTTGAGGTCCGGCCATGGCTTTTCGGCACTGGAAGATAGGTATGTAGCTCCCGGGTCGCAAATAGATGTAGATCTGGTCATCTTTGCCTTCCCCTTCGTAATAATCCTTTAGCTTACTTCGCAGCCGGCGGGCCTCAGTCCGGACAATCGAGTTCTCGCTCGGGTGGTACGGGGGTCTGCGGTCATAGACCTCGGATCCAATTACATACTCTTTCAGAAGATGCTGATGGCCCTCTATAGCATGCTCAACAATAAATCGGAGAAATCGGCTCAGCCGTTCAGATTGTACAAACACTCTGCTCTCGAGCATGCGGTCGAGTTGTTGTCGAATCATGAGTCCTGAAGTTCCTACACCATCGAACCTATCCAAAGCTGGCAATCTATAGGACGTATCTCGTTCGCAACCGACGCCCGGCGATCGGGAATCTGGGTCAGAGAGCTTTGCGACTCGCAGCGGACCTGCTCTTTCAGGAGCCCGAGAGGGTGGGTTTATAGAGCAACTGCAGCTTAAATGCTGGTCTTCCATAAATTCCTGTCGTTTCCGTTTTCCGGCCGGAGAGACGATCATCGCAGCCTCCTTCCCAGGTTTGGCGGAGACGACCGCATTCCTGGTCCTTATTGAATCGCCAACGAGGCAAAGGTAGTTGACCCGCAATCCGCTTAGTCGCTGCCGCGCGGTGGTGGCCGCTCATTCATCTTCTTTGAGTGGGACGCCAAGTTTGCGATTTTCGGGATTTCTGCACGGTAATGGATCACTGATATGCCGCCTAGAGGATTAGAACGTGATTGTGGAAGATTTTGCAGGCGTTATCCAGACCATTTAGGATGGCGTCGCGGTCACTCTTTTGGGTGGCTACAAGGCAACGTTATCGGCGCTCGAGGAAGGTGCGGAATGTGAAACGCCGGTCGTTATAGGTGTGCGGTTTAGGTAGGGCAGTTTTGATGATGGAGAAGATGGCAATATCGGCAATGGTCAAAACCCTCACCGCAGATAGGGCCTGAGAT includes these proteins:
- a CDS encoding nuclear transport factor 2 family protein, whose protein sequence is MAATKQEKNKALVLRAFDTLFNQRDYQAAEQYWSPKYIQHSAHIGPGREGLFDLIKSIPSTLKYEAGTIVADGDFVIVHGRFSDFGGPRNWIAADILRIEDGIFVEHWDVIQDEATEEESKSKAPMFGNNFAAQ